In a single window of the Penaeus chinensis breed Huanghai No. 1 chromosome 4, ASM1920278v2, whole genome shotgun sequence genome:
- the LOC125025076 gene encoding apolipoprotein D-like isoform X2, whose product MLFASIVALVGLLGTTHAHDWGFGQCPRADTFPNLSVDKFLGLWYVIEQFDTSSTCLTLNYSRVSTTQLKVTKSRQLYLLDSLSIDHTNDYTGTLDIPDGENAGKMRVKWPLNVAGKGDYVVYDTDYVTYAAIYECQQLSSLMHRKSASILSRTPALDQTFVNRTKRRLNSFNIDTEPFDVVDHSSCTRRSETDLSIKIDEDTFKKIMSGATEGIKNVASTVADGASNLADTVVDVTRRLGAQTDGTDANAAIQVDPDVELVL is encoded by the exons ATGCTGTTCGCAAGCATCGTCGCTTTGGTGGGGTTGCTAGGGACCACCCACGCCCACGACTGGGGTTTTGGCCAGTGCCCGCGAGCAGACACCTTCCCGAACCTCTCCGTGGATAAG TTCCTTGGTCTGTGGTATGTCATCGAGCAGTTCGACACGAGTTCGACCTGCCTGACGCTGAATTACAGCCGAGTGTCAACCACGCAGCTCAAAGTCACCAAGTCCCGACAACTGTACTTGCTCGACAGCCTTAGCATCGACCACACCAACGACTACACTGGAACGCTCGACATCCCCGACGGAGAGAACGCTGGCAAGATGCGCGTCAAGTGGCCTCTCA ACGTTGCAGGCAAGGGTGATTATGTTGTGTATGACACCGATTACGTCACTTATGCTGCCATTTACGAGTGCCAGCAGCTTAGTTCCCTTATGCATCGCAAATCAGCGTCCATCCTGTCTCGCACTCCCGCACTGGACCAAACCTTTGTCAACAGG ACGAAGCGTCGACTCAATTCCTTCAACATCGATACTGAACCTTTCGACGTCGTAGACCACAGCTCTTGCACCAGACGTTCTGAAACGGATCTCAGCATCAAGATCGACGAAGACACGTTCAAGAAGATCATGTCTGGGGCTACAGAAGGCATCAAGAACGTGGCTTCAACG GTGGCTGACGGAGCGAGCAACCTGGCTGACACCGTGGTGGACGTCACGAGGCGCCTTGGGGCTCAGACGGACGGGACGGACGCCAACGCGGCCATCCAAGTCGACCCCGACGTCGAGCTCGTCTTgtaa
- the LOC125025076 gene encoding apolipoprotein D-like isoform X1, whose protein sequence is MLFASIVALVGLLGTTHAHDWGFGQCPRADTFPNLSVDKFLGLWYVIEQFDTSSTCLTLNYSRVSTTQLKVTKSRQLYLLDSLSIDHTNDYTGTLDIPDGENAGKMRVKWPLNVAGKGDYVVYDTDYVTYAAIYECQQLSSLMHRKSASILSRTPALDQTFVNRTKRRLNSFNIDTEPFDVVDHSSCTRRSETDLSIKIDEDTFKKIMSGATEGIKNVASTLTTFFQVADGASNLADTVVDVTRRLGAQTDGTDANAAIQVDPDVELVL, encoded by the exons ATGCTGTTCGCAAGCATCGTCGCTTTGGTGGGGTTGCTAGGGACCACCCACGCCCACGACTGGGGTTTTGGCCAGTGCCCGCGAGCAGACACCTTCCCGAACCTCTCCGTGGATAAG TTCCTTGGTCTGTGGTATGTCATCGAGCAGTTCGACACGAGTTCGACCTGCCTGACGCTGAATTACAGCCGAGTGTCAACCACGCAGCTCAAAGTCACCAAGTCCCGACAACTGTACTTGCTCGACAGCCTTAGCATCGACCACACCAACGACTACACTGGAACGCTCGACATCCCCGACGGAGAGAACGCTGGCAAGATGCGCGTCAAGTGGCCTCTCA ACGTTGCAGGCAAGGGTGATTATGTTGTGTATGACACCGATTACGTCACTTATGCTGCCATTTACGAGTGCCAGCAGCTTAGTTCCCTTATGCATCGCAAATCAGCGTCCATCCTGTCTCGCACTCCCGCACTGGACCAAACCTTTGTCAACAGG ACGAAGCGTCGACTCAATTCCTTCAACATCGATACTGAACCTTTCGACGTCGTAGACCACAGCTCTTGCACCAGACGTTCTGAAACGGATCTCAGCATCAAGATCGACGAAGACACGTTCAAGAAGATCATGTCTGGGGCTACAGAAGGCATCAAGAACGTGGCTTCAACG CTGACGACCTTCTTCCAGGTGGCTGACGGAGCGAGCAACCTGGCTGACACCGTGGTGGACGTCACGAGGCGCCTTGGGGCTCAGACGGACGGGACGGACGCCAACGCGGCCATCCAAGTCGACCCCGACGTCGAGCTCGTCTTgtaa